A genomic region of Drosophila kikkawai strain 14028-0561.14 chromosome X, DkikHiC1v2, whole genome shotgun sequence contains the following coding sequences:
- the LOC108076040 gene encoding proteasome subunit alpha type-4-like, which yields MNYFIPNIPFFSPEGRIYTVEYALEEVAKASPIVAILAKDGIVIAAELEGTEPLSTRRGEVDHFFRVDPDNSCAITGKMTDAYKLVSAMISYSHRHRKNYGELIPTERLVELICNKKQSYTMYIGKRPFAISVIYIGWDMENGWQLFQSDPSGNYSGWKTVCIGRNAKEAQDYLNKNLIGKPLPSIDTALEMSMKALKVAMGNTKMNGTNVQMVKIQRKNNITDYKIWGESQIPVLWDKYCANT from the coding sequence ATGAATTATTTCATCCCAAATATTCCCTTCTTCTCGCCCGAGGGTCGCATCTATACCGTGGAGTACGCCCTTGAGGAGGTGGCCAAGGCAAGCCCTATTGTGGCCATTTTGGCCAAAGACGGCATCGTGATTGCCGCTGAGCTCGAGGGTACAGAACCTCTCAGTACCAGGCGCGGGGAAGTTGACCATTTCTTTAGGGTGGACCCTGACAATTCCTGCGCTATAACCGGCAAAATGACGGATGCTTACAAGTTGGTGTCGGCGATGATCAGCTACTCGCATCGCCACCGAAAGAACTATGGCGAGCTGATACCCACGGAGAGGTTGGTGGAACTCATTTGCAACAAAAAGCAAAGCTACACCATGTACATCGGGAAGCGACCCTTTGCCATCTCGGTCATCTACATTGGCTGGGACATGGAGAACGGTTGGCAGCTCTTTCAGTCCGATCCCAGTGGCAATTACAGCGGTTGGAAGACCGTCTGCATTGGACGTAATGCAAAAGAGGCCCAAGACTACCTCAATAAGAATCTCATTGGCAAGCCACTGCCATCCATTGACACGGCCTTGGAAATGTCTATGAAGGCTCTTAAGGTGGCCATGGGTAATACCAAAATGAACGGTACCAATGTCCAAATGGTCAAGATCCAACGCAAAAACAACATCACCGACTACAAGATTTGGGGGGAGTCACAAATTCCGGTGCTGTGGGACAAATACTGCGCCAATACTTAA
- the LOC108075995 gene encoding uncharacterized protein, translated as MNQLKKTRRTKSGGNGNQSSSRKCSDNLNRTPKNGLNVCDDLTRTPEHLRPGFRGQIPQYNPNDFGLTGNEEWQHPRMFRDMTYETNAAAMENFRQPQRRQPCPAEINISNLPEECLADMSSPGFDLSMESQMTGTSECLEDVSPPCMIEDDSKTSSEKESSNYMDCVYNEISGRFRRLRDHLWCSSAQAQQQAEKCGEKNEPETTPCDQQNDMPASACDACHQSENLADKSMPSFEQSRLEDESMPMLCSDNDPEEQKNSRKQQSMSMSMPSQDLWDITPPSMANSTRTECLEDISMPQFDRTTPRRTQRSKSTSRCPGDRTTLTFAQSKCISKTSESLGDLTMPSFGRVLRSSSPNRSLCQGRRPMTNECLDDVTMPSCGDISGCRSVRQRSMPSSFRGAMTNECLDDMTMPSFGNSGVSRGQSRARQQRSLTNECLDDMTMPSLGGVSDSSKRRCSSRQNRSMTNECLQDITMPSWHSGASRDMSLSRQQRSMINECLDDMTMPSFGDVSGALKDGTLSQQQRSMINQCLDDITMPSFGENTTASRGRSIGRQQGSLTKEYLDDMTMPSFEEISGSSRAKCPDRMQRSMTNECLNDMTMPSYEDVSGCKGPARQQRSMTNECLDDMTMPSFGEVSGSSQAKCPDRKQRSMAYKSRVARTSRGKSPCIKQRSMTNECLEDMTMPSYKDVSRGEGISRKQRSLTNECLEDMTMPSFGEISGVSRAKSPCRMQRSLTNECLDDMTMPSYKEVSRCNGTARQQRSMTNECLDDMTMPSFASCRDRSLSRQQRSMIDERLDDMTMPSFQDVSGSLRAKCPDRMQRSMTNECLDDMTMPSFGEVSGSSKVKFPDQKQKSMSNKSRVARSSRGKSPSLQQRSLTNECLDDMTMPSYREVSRSNGSGRQQRSMTKECLEDMTMPSFGEVSGVSRAKSPCRMQRSMTNECLADMTMPSFASSRDRSLSRQQRSMIDECLDDITMPSFGEVSGSSKAKCPDGKQRSMTNKSRAARSSRGPGIKRRSMTNECLEDMTMPSFAEMSGECKEWSLSPQQRSMINERLDDMTMPSFQEISGSSRVMCSDRMQRSMTNECLEDMTMPSFGEVSGVSRAKTPGRMQGSMTNECLDNMTMPSYEDVSRSKGPARQQRSMTNECLDDMTMPSFKEVSGASRASCPDRITRSMTNECLDDMTMPSFGEVSGSSQAKCPDRKQRSMTNKSRVSRSSRGKSPGLQLRSLTNECLDDMTMPSYREVSRSNASARQQRSMTNECLEDMTMPSFGEVSGVSRANSPCRMQRSMTNECLANMTMPSFASSRDRSLSRQQRSMIDECLDDITMPSLGEVSKVCRGKSPGRIQRSMTTERLDDMTMPSFGGVSGSARGKSFSRRQGSMNNECLEDITMPSYDDFSKGKSPRRMQSSMTSERLQDVTMPSSVGGVLNRSSLRGCRTSRRQQNISDITAPTFGSSGCRGTVSGDEFLENVTMPSFGSTGRYECPHDIYMPFSSREGAMTNECLEEMTMPSYAEVSGSAPSRGCSFRQQQMSMTNERLEDMTMPSFGGFAGSSGRGRSCEEGMGVPSSLRQRRPYSNPSSMLCVSDREGERLRPRLSAPAASIRDCLQGANTSGATSRRSPRMTDEWCLEDVSMPQEIQMSYNASQMPYQRRGPDISFPTQQLADESVPASFQDQTSGFGNISRCPGIDESGGRLEDVTMPSFQDESSYNPCQMTMPSERLEDISDPYRSQNHYDESQSGEFIECSAQPMSSTRREKPKAKSTCRKAEKSRTKSKSTPRKPTTAENCAPSTTKDSCREASPQVTQVTITKSTSAVTRTYHNPDHSYGHGMIDDMTMPTFSPSFNSTQQTDPNDPSFHGFSSMENYAPFDELVRSQDESPICNESLPPSPEKVRGARQKDRSNRSNRGGGAAATSRQSCDQYGKQQNSKRKR; from the exons ATGAACCAGTTGAAAAAGACAAGAAGGACCAAGAG TGGTGGCAATGGTAACCAGTCTTCGTCCAGGAAATGCTCAGATAATCTAAACag AACCCCCAAAAATGGCCTAAATGTTTGCGATGATCTCACACGAACGCCAGAGCATTTACGGCCTGGTTTTCGTGGTCAAATCCCTCAATACAATCCCAATGATTTCGGTTTAACGGGCAACGAGGAGTGGCAGCATCCACGCATGTTTCGTGATATGACTt atGAAACAAATGCCGCTGCCATGGAAAACTTTAGGCAACCTCAACGCCGTCAGCCGTGTCCTGCTGAAATAAATATCAGCAATCTGCCCGAAGAGTGTCTGGCGGATATGTCCTCGCCGGGCTTTGATCTCAGCATGGAATCGCAAATGACTGGTACCAGTGAATGTCTCGAGGATGTATCGCCGCCATGTATGATTGAGGATGACTCCAAGACTAGCTCCGAAAAGGAAAGCTCTAACTACATGGATTGTGTGTATAATGAGATCTCCGGTCGCTTCAGGCGACTGAGGGATCATCTGTGGTGCAGCTCAGCTCAGGCTCAACAGCAAGCGGAAAAGTGTGGTGAAAAAAATGAGCCCGAGACTACGCCCTGTGATCAACAG AACGATATGCCGGCTTCTGCATGTGATGCTTGCCACCAATCCGAAAATCTGGCAGATAAGTCAATGCCCTCCTTTGAGCAGTCCCGCCTGGAAGATGAGTCTATGCCAATGTTATGCAGCGACAATGATCCTGAGGAGCAGAAGAATTCAAGAAAACAACAGTCTATGTCGATGTCGATGCCCAGCCAAGATCTATGGGATATAACACCGCCTTCAATGGCCAACTCCACTAGAACAGAATGCTTGGAGGATATCTCTATGCCCCAATTTGACAGGACAACACCCAGGCGAACGCAGAGATCAAAATCAACTAGCAGATGTCCCGGCGATAGAACTACCTTAACCTTTGCCCAGTCAAAGTGCATTTCAAAGACCAGCGAATCCTTGGGAGATTTAACCATGCCGTCGTTTGGTAGAGTGCTCCGCTCATCGTCACCGAATAGAAGTCTTTGTCAGGGAAGACGACCCATGACCAATGAGTGTTTGGATGATGTGACCATGCCATCATGCGGCGATATATCAGGATGTAGATCTGTCAGGCAAAGATCCATGCCTAGTTCTTTTCGTGGAGCAATGACCAACGAATGTCTAGATGATATGACAATGCCATCGTTTGGAAATTCCGGAGTATCCAGGGGTCAAAGTAGAGCTAGGCAGCAAAGATCCCTGACTAACGAATGTCTAGACGATATGACAATGCCCTCGTTGGGAGGCGTTTCCGATTCATCAAAGAGAAGGTGTTCTAGTCGACAAAACAGATCCATGACGAATGAATGTTTGCAGGATATCACAATGCCCTCGTGGCATTCTGGAGCCTCGCGAGACATGAGCCTTAGTCGACAGCAGAGATCTATGATCAACGAATGCCTTGACGATATGACTATGCCCTCCTTCGGAGATGTTTCTGGAGCACTTAAAGACGGGACTCTGAGTCAACAACAGAGATCTATGATCAACCAGTGTCTTGACGATATTACAATGCCATCCTTTGGAGAAAATACTACAGCATCCAGGGGTCGAAGTATAGGTCGGCAGCAGGGATCTTTAACCAAGGAATACCTAGACGATATGACAATGCCCTCATTCGAAGAAATCTCTGGATCTTCAAGGGCCAAGTGTCCTGATCGAATGCAGAGATCCATGACCAACGAATGTCTAAATGATATGACGATGCCTTCCTATGAGGACGTATCAGGGTGCAAGGGTCCTGCTAGACAACAGAGATCTATGACCAACGAATGTCTGGATGATATGACAATGCCTTCATTCGGAGAAGTTTCCGGATCATCACAGGCCAAGTGTCCTGATAGAAAGCAGAGATCCATGGCCTACAAAAGTAGAGTTGCTCGAACATCTAGAGGCAAGAGTCCTTGTATAAAGCAAAGATCTATGACAAACGAATGTCTGGAGGACATGACAATGCCTTCCTATAAGGACGTATCGAGAGGCGAGGGTATTTCTAGAAAACAGAGATCTTTGACCAACGAATGTCTTGAGGATATGACAATGCCCTCTTTTGGAGAAATCTCTGGAGTTTCTAGGGCCAAAAGTCCATGTCGAATGCAGAGATCCCTCACCAATGAATGTCTAGATGATATGACGATGCCTTCCTATAAGGAAGTATCAAGATGCAACGGAACAGCTAGACAGCAGAGATCTATGACCAACGAATGCCTAGATGACATGACAATGCCCTCCTTCGCATCATGTAGAGATAGGAGTCTTAGTCGACAGCAAAGATCCATGATCGACGAACGTCTAGACGATATGACAATGCCCTCATTCCAAGACGTCTCTGGATCACTAAGGGCCAAGTGTCCTGACCGAATGCAGAGATCTATGACCAATGAATGCCTAGATGACATGACCATGCCCTCGTTCGGAGAAGTTTCAGGATCCTCAAAGGTCAAATTTCCTGATCAAAAGCAAAAATCCATGTCCAACAAAAGTAGAGTTGCCCGATCATCTAGGGGCAAGAGTCCTAGCCTGCAGCAAAGATCTTTGACCAACGAATGTCTAGATGATATGACAATGCCTTCCTATAGGGAAGTATCAAGAAGCAACGGATCTGGTAGACAACAGAGATCTATGACTAAGGAATGCCTAGAGGATATGACAATGCCTTCCTTTGGAGAAGTCTCTGGTGTTTCAAGGGCTAAAAGTCCGTGTCGAATGCAGAGATCCATGACCAACGAATGTCTAGCGGATATGACAATGCCCTCGTTCGCATCATCTAGAGACAGGAGTCTTAGTCGACAGCAGAGATCTATGATCGACGAATGTCTAGACGATATTACAATGCCCTCGTTTGGAGAAGTTTCAGGATCATCAAAGGCCAAGTGTCCTGATGGCAAGCAGAGATCCATGACCAACAAAAGTAGAGCTGCCCGATCATCTAGAGGTCCTGGTATAAAGCGAAGATCGATGACCAACGAATGTCTGGAGGATATGACGATGCCTTCCTTTGCAGAAATGTCCGGAGAATGTAAAGAATGGAGTCTTAGCCCACAACAAAGATCTATGATCAACGAACGTCTAGATGATATGACTATGCCCTCGTTCCAAGAAATCTCTGGATCATCAAGGGTTATGTGTTCTGATCGAATGCAGAGATCTATGACCAACGAATGCCTAGAGGATATGACAATGCCCTCTTTTGGAGAAGTCTCCGGTGTTTCGAGGGCCAAAACTCCGGGTCGAATGCAAGGATCTATGACCAACGAATGTCTGGATAATATGACGATGCCTTCCTATGAGGACGTATCAAGGAGCAAGGGTCCTGCAAGACAACAGAGATCTATGACCAACGAATGTCTGGATGATATGACGATGCCCTCTTTCAAAGAAGTCTCTGGAGCATCAAGGGCCTCGTGTCCTGATCGAATAACAAGATCCATGACCAACGAATGTCTGGATGATATGACAATGCCCTCATTCGGAGAAGTTTCCGGATCATCACAGGCCAAGTGTCCTGATAGAAAGCAGAGATCTATGACCAACAAAAGTAGAGTTTCCCGATCATCTAGAGGAAAAAGTCCTGGTTTACAGCTAAGATCTTTGACCAATGAATGTCTAGATGATATGACAATGCCTTCCTATAGGGAAGTATCAAGAAGCAACGCATCTGCTAGACAACAGAGATCTATGACCAACGAATGCCTAGAGGATATGACAATGCCTTCTTTTGGAGAAGTCTCTGGTGTTTCTAGGGCCAATAGTCCGTGTCGAATGCAGAGATCTATGACCAACGAATGTCTAGCGAATATGACAATGCCCTCGTTCGCATCATCTAGAGACAGAAGCCTTAGTCGACAGCAGAGATCTATGATCGACGAATGTCTAGACGATATTACAATGCCCTCGTTGGGAGAAGTTTCTAAAGTTTGTAGGGGCAAAAGTCCAGGTCGTATACAGAGATCTATGACCACCGAACGTCTTGACGATATGACAATGCCCTCGTTTGGAGGAGTCTCTGGATCTGCAAGAGGCAAGAGTTTTAGTCGACGTCAAGGATCTATGAACAATGAGTGTCTGGAGGACATAACAATGCCGTCGTATGATGACTTTTCGAAAGGCAAAAGTCCTCGTCGAATGCAAAGTTCTATGACCAGCGAACGTCTACAAGATGTGACAATGCCATCTTCGGTTGGTGGGGTATTAAATAGGTCGAGCTTGCGTGGATGTAGAACCTCCAGGAGACAGCAAAATATCAGTGACATAACAGCACCTACTTTTGGTAGTTCAGGTTGTAGAGGAACAGTCTCCGGGGATGAATTTCTAGAAAATGTAACCATGCCATCTTTTGGCAGTACAGGTCGTTATGAGTGTCCTCATGACATATACATGCCTTTCTCCTCGAGAGAGGGAGCTATGACCAATGAATGCTTGGAGGAGATGACCATGCCGTCGTATGCTGAAGTCTCCGGGTCTGCGCCATCGCGGGGTTGTAGCTTCCGGCAACAGCAAATGTCGATGACGAATGAACGCCTGGAGGACATGACTATGCCGTCGTTTGGCGGATTCGCCGGATCATCGGGACGAGGCCGTAGCTGTGAGGAGGGAATGGGCGTGCCCTCGAGCCTCCGGCAGCGGCGACCTTATTCCAACCCATCGTCCATGTTGTGTGTGTCGGATAGAGAGGGGGAACGACTTCGACCCCGTTTATCAGCACCTGCTGCAAGCATTAGAGATTGCCTCCAGGGGGCAAATACTTCCGGTGCGACAAGCCGACGTAGCCCCAGGATGACGGACGAGTGGTGCCTGGAGGATGTGTCTATGCCGCAGGAGATACAGATGTCCTACAACGCATCCCAGATGCCCTACCAAAGACGTGGGCCAGACATATCCTTCCCCACGCAGCAGTTGGCTGACGAGAGTGTTCCTGCCTCGTTCCAGGACCAAACTTCGGGCTTCGGCAATATCTCTAGGTGTCCGGGTATAGATGAGAGTGGTGGTCGCCTGGAGGATGTTACTATGCCCTCTTTTCAGGACGAATCGTCCTATAATCCCTGTCAGATGACGATGCCCAGCGAAAGGCTGGAGGACATATCGGATCCCTATCGCTCGCAAAATCACTATGATGAGAGTCAGTCGGGGGAATTTATCGAATGCTCAGCACAGCCCATGAGCTCCACGAGAAGAGAGAAACCCAAGGCCAAGTCCACTTGTCGCAAGGCGGAAAAGTCGCGGACCAAATCGAAGTCTACGCCCAGGAAGCCAACCACCGCTGAGAACTGTGCTCCATCGACAACAAAGGATTCATGCCGCGAAGCTTCTCCCCAAGTGACGCAGGTCACAATAACCAAGTCCACCTCTGCAGTGACCCGAACTTATCACAATCCCGACCATAGCTACGGACATGGCATGATCGATGACATGACAATGCCCACTTTTAGTCCCTCCTTCAATTCAACGCAACAAACTGATCCGAATGATCCATCCTTCCACGGCTTTAGCTCCATGGAGAACTATGCGCCCTTCGATGAACTCGTCCGTTCCCAAGACGAAAGCCCAATTTGTAATGAAAGTCTGCCGCCAAGCCCGGAAAAGGTGAGAGGAGCACGGCAGAAGGATCGCAGCAATCGGAGCAatcgtggtggtggtgctgctgccacttCAAGGCAGTCCTGCGATCAGTACGGAAAGCAGCAAAACAGCAAACGAAAGCGCTAA
- the LOC108075996 gene encoding uncharacterized protein: MGLLCAKLRHCCCSCFLRFSTQSPPEAEEFQVLILGPAASGKTELGHRLSGLQRPEDDQEATNGVRCYNASISSEDLHRPAVKLKLTEVGGNTEMQRLWRHYYASSHALIYCFDLSTDPEHLQDTFNLLAESLKGTQLAGKPVLLAASRYCDGVQLYDVEYAFGLEQLASSCNCPLLICHMDEATDLQRGIRWLCRQLLARKTQLERRIRYDVNMQVWQRRKRSLLSSGKLAQVHRQRFRRQHRKLWPAVLGFGESTARPNTAPPTIFFVRSPQVENPKDN; this comes from the exons ATGGGTTTGCTCTGCGCCAAGTTgcgccactgctgctgctcctgtttcCTTCGGTTTTCTACGCAGTCCCCGCCCGAGGCGGAGGAGTTCCAAGTGCTGATCCTGGGCCCGGCGGCCAGTGGCAAGACAGAGCTAGGCCATCGCTTAAGTGGATTGCAGCGCCCGGAAGACGACCAGGAGGCCACGAATGGTGTACGTTGCTATAACGCCAGTATTTCTTCAGAGGATCTGCATCGTCCGGCTGTTAAGCTGAAGCTTACCGAAGTGGGTGGCAATACGGAGATGCAGCGTCTTTGGCGGCATTACTACGCCTCCTCGCATGCCCTCATCTATTGCTTTGATCTTTCCACGGATCCGGAGCACCTGCAAGACACCTTCAACCTGCTGGCGGAGAGTCTTAAGGGCACACAGCTCGCTGGCAAGCCGGTGCTCCTGGCGGCATCACGATACTGCGACGGCGTCCAGCTGTACGACGTGGAGTATGCCTTTGGCTTGGAGCAGCTAGCGAGCTCCTGCAACTGTCCGCTGCTCATATGCCACATGGACGAGGCTACGGATTTGCAGCGCGGTATCCGGTGGCTGTGCCGCCAGTTGCTGGCCAGGAAGACGCAGTTGGAACGCAGGATTCGATACGATGTCAACATGCAG gTGTGGCAGCGCCGTAAGAGATCGCTGTTATCTAGTGGAAAATTAGCTCAAGTGCATCGCCAGCGATTTCGAAGACAGCACAGAAAg CTTTGGCCAGCAGTCCTGGGATTCGGTGAATCGACAGCCCGTCCAAATACAGCGCCGCCAACGATTTTCTTTGTGCGTTCGCCGCAGGTGGAAAATCCCAAGGATAATTAG